Proteins from a genomic interval of Anolis sagrei isolate rAnoSag1 chromosome 1, rAnoSag1.mat, whole genome shotgun sequence:
- the LOC132763389 gene encoding membrane-spanning 4-domains subfamily A member 8-like, whose product MTTETILPPNNTPQAGQEAPGSIFIQPPGTVQYISYEGYHLGNPGNPVQQQGNPIQQQRNPLEKLLKVETKTLGAIQIMIGLMHIGLGCIAILTLLSGFHYIPFGATSGYPFWGGLFFISTGSLAVSSEKYLNGSLVRCSVGMNIMSAVIALTGIMLYIAELVVTTAYPYYYNPYDSDSYYFSWAGPVAIEVLFLLFSLLEFCINVSTAHFGCQAACCTSESVTVLVPYAANFPRVAPSESNPMPPNYHDIAHPPKIETQ is encoded by the exons ATGACAACAGAGACGATCCTTCCCCCAAACAATACACCCCAGGCAGGCCAGGAGGCACCTGGTAGTATTTTCATCCAACCACCAGGGACAGTACAATATATATCATATGAAGGTTATCATCTTGGAAACCCTGGCAACCCAGTTCAGCAGCAAGGCAACCCAATTCAGCAGCAACGCAACCCACTAGAGAAACTTCTCAAAGTGGAGACTAAGACTCTGGGG GCCATCCAAATCATGATTGGACTGATGCACATTGGCCTGGGATGTATCGCAATATTAACATTATTGTCAGGATTTCATTATATTCCTTTCGGTGCAACATCAGGCTATCCATTCTGGGGTGGACTATTT TTTATTAGTACGGGATCCCTTGCTGTGAGCTCCGAGAAATACCTAAATGGTTCTTTG GTGAGATGCAGTGTAGGAATGAATATCATGAGTGCTGTAATAGCATTAACTGGAATCATGCTTTATATAGCAGAACTCGTTGTAACTACTGCATATCCTTATTATTACAATCCTTACGATTCTGATTCTTATTATTTCTCATGG GCTGGACCTGTTGCTATTGAAGTCCTATTCCTCTTGTTTAGCTTGCTGGAGTTCTGCATCAATGTATCAACAGCACATTTTGGGTGCCAGGCAGCCTGTTGCACTAGTGAATCA GTTACGGTTTTGGTGCCTTATGCTGCCAACTTTCCAAGAGTGGCTCCTTCTGAAAGCAATCCGATGCCTCCAAACTATCATGACATAGCTCATCCTCCCAAGATAGAGACACAGTGA